In Terriglobus sp. TAA 43, a single window of DNA contains:
- a CDS encoding inorganic phosphate transporter gives MHAAPLLLVIITVVIALGFDFLNGVHDAANSIATIVTTRVLTPPQAVLWAAIFNFVAAFVFGTGVAHTISSGLIRPEAMTIYVVLAGLIGAILWNLLTWYLALPTSSSHAIISALAGAAIASFGSYHAILFTGWGTGWGSILIFLVLSPLVGMVLGYIIMHIVAWSSYKAPREDASRWFRRLQLVSAGAYSLGHGTNDAQKTMGIIVATLVATGYGQYAQGHTNLLGRHHEIPIWIILSCHAAIAAGTMIGGWKIVKTMGSRITPHLRPMGGFSAEMAAAITIGLATVAKVPISTTHAIGGAISGVGATRGLHAVRWIWAKRIIYGWILTFPGAALVGAVTYYLLHFTLEAWLGGAVAIH, from the coding sequence ATGCACGCAGCACCTCTGCTCCTGGTCATCATTACGGTTGTCATCGCTTTGGGGTTTGACTTCCTCAACGGTGTGCACGATGCGGCGAACTCCATCGCCACCATCGTCACCACGCGTGTGCTGACACCGCCGCAGGCCGTCCTCTGGGCCGCCATCTTCAACTTCGTTGCGGCATTTGTCTTCGGCACAGGCGTGGCGCATACCATCAGCAGCGGCCTCATCCGGCCTGAAGCCATGACCATTTATGTGGTGCTTGCTGGCCTTATCGGCGCCATTCTTTGGAATCTGCTGACCTGGTATCTCGCTCTGCCCACCAGCTCTTCTCACGCCATCATCTCGGCGCTCGCAGGAGCAGCCATTGCATCGTTCGGCAGCTACCACGCAATCCTTTTCACGGGATGGGGCACGGGTTGGGGTTCCATCCTTATCTTCCTCGTTCTATCTCCGCTCGTCGGCATGGTGCTCGGCTACATCATCATGCATATTGTGGCGTGGAGCAGCTACAAGGCACCGCGCGAGGATGCCTCGCGCTGGTTCCGCCGCCTGCAACTCGTCTCCGCAGGTGCTTACTCGCTCGGTCACGGCACCAACGATGCGCAGAAAACCATGGGCATCATCGTGGCCACACTCGTTGCCACTGGCTATGGTCAGTACGCACAAGGCCACACCAATCTGCTGGGTCGCCACCATGAAATCCCCATCTGGATCATCCTGTCCTGCCACGCGGCCATCGCCGCCGGCACCATGATCGGTGGATGGAAAATCGTTAAAACGATGGGTTCGCGCATCACCCCGCACCTGCGTCCTATGGGTGGCTTCTCCGCGGAAATGGCCGCAGCCATCACCATCGGTCTTGCCACAGTTGCAAAGGTCCCCATCTCTACCACTCACGCCATCGGCGGAGCAATCTCTGGCGTTGGTGCCACGCGTGGTCTCCACGCCGTTCGCTGGATTTGGGCCAAGCGCATTATCTATGGCTGGATTCTTACCTTCCCGGGAGCAGCGCTTGTCGGCGCCGTAACCTATTACCTGCTCCACTTCACGCTGGAAGCATGGCTCGGCGGAGCGGTCGCCATTCACTAA
- a CDS encoding 3-hydroxyacyl-CoA dehydrogenase NAD-binding domain-containing protein, whose amino-acid sequence MNTGQNIHGPLTLALIGAGKAGRSLAAAAVKAGHRVVLEDVMPAKLREALDEIPTEGMLGTLETVTTVEDAVREADLAIDFVPDELESKLEIVCMVDRMAPPKTILCIQTRALNVTDLAACTYRADRCVGLAFDEASALITRGAKTSDETLQLVEAFARSCGTTVALREELPISL is encoded by the coding sequence TTGAACACGGGACAAAACATACACGGCCCGCTGACGCTTGCACTGATTGGTGCAGGCAAGGCGGGCCGTTCTCTTGCTGCTGCGGCGGTGAAGGCGGGGCATCGCGTGGTGCTGGAAGACGTGATGCCGGCGAAACTGCGTGAAGCGTTGGATGAGATTCCGACCGAAGGTATGCTGGGCACGCTGGAGACAGTGACCACCGTGGAAGATGCGGTGCGCGAGGCTGACCTGGCGATTGATTTTGTGCCGGATGAGTTGGAGTCGAAGCTCGAAATCGTCTGTATGGTGGACCGCATGGCTCCGCCGAAGACGATTCTTTGTATTCAGACGCGTGCATTGAACGTGACTGACCTTGCGGCTTGTACCTATCGTGCGGATCGCTGCGTGGGACTGGCGTTTGATGAAGCTTCCGCGTTGATCACGCGCGGTGCGAAGACATCCGACGAGACGCTGCAGCTGGTAGAGGCGTTTGCGCGGTCCTGCGGAACGACGGTCGCGCTGCGCGAAGAACTACCCATTTCTTTATAA
- a CDS encoding DUF47 domain-containing protein, which produces MFSVMPQDRSFFDHFEQLGKCLVVVSDQLAGSMNLWPGTNGHVAKMEQSRHEAHRVMRETLLRLDTAFITPFDREDILELTSRIYEAIAVIASAGRRMELYRLEEMHPSLRAHTTAIDTMASEVSATLNRLRKKAKLSELRGNLDEIGRQEESARQSRDKFLVELYSGQPDPISVMKKREVHDLMLEAIYLLDNLGRTIERILLKND; this is translated from the coding sequence ATGTTCAGCGTGATGCCACAGGACAGAAGTTTTTTTGACCACTTTGAACAGCTTGGCAAATGCCTGGTGGTGGTCTCTGACCAACTCGCTGGAAGCATGAATCTCTGGCCCGGCACAAACGGTCACGTTGCCAAGATGGAACAGAGCCGCCATGAAGCCCATCGCGTTATGCGCGAGACGCTTCTCCGGCTCGACACGGCCTTCATTACCCCGTTCGATCGCGAGGACATCCTCGAACTCACCAGTCGCATTTACGAAGCCATCGCCGTGATCGCTTCGGCGGGTCGCCGTATGGAGCTCTACCGGCTTGAGGAGATGCACCCCTCGCTGCGCGCGCACACCACTGCCATCGACACCATGGCGTCTGAGGTTTCGGCCACGCTGAACCGTCTGCGCAAGAAGGCAAAGCTCAGCGAACTCCGAGGCAACCTCGACGAAATCGGTCGTCAGGAAGAGTCAGCACGCCAGAGCCGCGATAAGTTCCTGGTGGAGTTGTACAGCGGCCAGCCGGACCCCATCTCCGTCATGAAAAAGCGCGAGGTCCACGACCTGATGCTTGAGGCGATCTACCTCCTCGACAACCTTGGCCGCACCATCGAGCGCATCCTTCTAAAGAACGACTGA
- a CDS encoding M1 family aminopeptidase, with the protein MPAIRTTLAFASAALLALGSAAFAQSSTRPPINVTGYAITAEVDPTAQRLTATAQVTFTANQDITSATFELNNGLRITKITGPGAKPLDSDRDARRSTVTVSLPAPMASGTSATFTFTYAGILKDEDTSPVEGIKLAAIADPVSILLYPGRWFPMVGLYTNRFTMDLKVTVPEGETAVSSGFVAKKAMPANKTEFDFAWTKPGLPGTLVIGKFLPAIKTPDARQISVYVTEKHKANAAEYAATAAQQQEFFTQSFGAPESGILQIVEIPDDSVSASWGPEVIAIAGNRIGDKNSHRLLANTIAHQWFGSAISPATLNDAWITNGMARYGELMNLEENGGKTALQTAMPDIEAGALAYDTQPLTTLARIDPFSPQFQSMTLEKGAMVFHMLRYQFGDDKFLTFLKNLLSTYRDKPVRTADLENIAKLTAGDNTNLTPFFAQWLDGTGSPTFQNKYTVYRLGGGKGFRTVGAVAQDLDLFRMPVDLRIETDGKTETRKIDVSGTDSAYTIETFGRPRRIVIDPDNWILKSTPDLAVRVAVLKGQQLVAQGDLIGALAEYQKALDTNKNSSLATYRIAEIFFTQRNYQSAANSYRDALRGDGDPRWTQVWSHIGLGKIFDITGQRDRAVQEYRLAVQTNDNTQGAINEARALLQKPYERPRATD; encoded by the coding sequence ATGCCTGCGATTCGCACGACACTCGCCTTTGCCAGCGCCGCCCTCCTCGCGCTCGGCTCCGCTGCCTTTGCGCAGAGTTCCACGCGGCCGCCCATCAACGTCACAGGCTATGCCATCACCGCCGAAGTCGACCCCACGGCGCAGCGCCTCACCGCCACCGCGCAGGTCACCTTCACGGCGAATCAGGACATCACCTCCGCCACCTTTGAGCTGAACAATGGTCTGCGGATCACCAAAATCACCGGCCCCGGCGCCAAGCCGCTCGACAGCGACCGCGACGCCCGACGCTCCACCGTCACCGTGTCGCTTCCTGCGCCCATGGCCAGCGGCACAAGTGCTACGTTTACCTTTACTTACGCGGGCATTCTGAAAGACGAGGATACAAGTCCGGTCGAAGGCATTAAGCTGGCCGCCATCGCCGATCCCGTCTCTATCCTGCTCTATCCCGGCCGCTGGTTTCCCATGGTTGGCCTGTACACCAACCGTTTCACCATGGACCTGAAGGTCACGGTGCCAGAGGGTGAAACCGCCGTCTCCAGCGGCTTCGTCGCCAAAAAAGCGATGCCCGCCAACAAGACCGAGTTTGATTTCGCATGGACCAAACCCGGCCTACCCGGCACCCTCGTGATCGGCAAATTCCTGCCTGCCATCAAAACTCCGGACGCCCGGCAGATTTCCGTTTACGTAACGGAGAAGCACAAGGCAAACGCCGCCGAATATGCGGCCACCGCCGCGCAGCAGCAGGAGTTCTTCACGCAGAGCTTTGGCGCGCCAGAGTCCGGCATCCTCCAGATCGTCGAAATCCCCGACGACTCCGTGAGCGCCTCATGGGGCCCGGAAGTCATTGCCATCGCGGGTAACCGCATTGGCGATAAGAACAGCCACCGCCTCCTCGCCAACACCATCGCGCACCAGTGGTTCGGCTCCGCCATCAGCCCGGCCACGCTCAACGACGCATGGATCACCAACGGCATGGCTCGTTACGGCGAGTTGATGAACCTGGAAGAAAACGGTGGCAAGACCGCCCTCCAGACCGCCATGCCCGACATTGAAGCAGGCGCGCTCGCATACGACACGCAGCCGCTCACAACACTCGCACGCATCGATCCCTTCTCGCCGCAGTTCCAATCCATGACGCTGGAAAAGGGCGCCATGGTCTTTCACATGCTGCGATACCAGTTCGGCGATGACAAGTTCCTCACCTTCCTGAAGAACCTGCTCTCCACCTACCGAGACAAGCCCGTGCGCACCGCCGATCTGGAGAACATCGCCAAACTGACCGCGGGTGACAACACTAACCTGACGCCGTTCTTCGCGCAGTGGCTCGACGGCACCGGCTCGCCAACGTTCCAGAACAAGTACACCGTCTATCGTCTCGGCGGTGGCAAAGGCTTCCGTACTGTTGGTGCGGTTGCGCAGGACCTTGACCTGTTCCGCATGCCCGTCGACCTTCGTATTGAGACTGACGGCAAGACCGAAACGCGCAAGATCGATGTCTCAGGAACCGACTCTGCGTACACCATCGAAACCTTCGGCCGGCCGCGCCGCATCGTCATCGATCCCGACAACTGGATCCTCAAGAGCACGCCCGACCTCGCTGTTCGTGTCGCTGTGTTGAAGGGCCAGCAACTCGTCGCGCAGGGTGACCTCATCGGTGCGCTCGCCGAATACCAGAAGGCTCTCGACACCAACAAGAACTCTTCGCTGGCCACCTATCGCATTGCGGAGATCTTCTTCACGCAGCGCAACTATCAGTCCGCAGCTAACAGCTATCGCGACGCTTTGCGAGGTGACGGCGATCCACGCTGGACGCAGGTCTGGAGCCACATCGGCCTCGGCAAAATCTTTGATATCACCGGCCAGCGCGACCGCGCCGTGCAGGAATACCGACTCGCCGTACAGACCAACGACAACACACAAGGCGCCATCAACGAAGCCCGTGCACTGCTGCAAAAGCCCTACGAGCGCCCCCGCGCCACGGACTAG
- the malQ gene encoding 4-alpha-glucanotransferase, which translates to MISERLSGVLLHVTSLPSQGGIGDFGPAAYAFVDFLAAGKQRLWQVLPLNPVGYGNSPYSAVSAFAGNPLLISLEHLQRDGWLYAGESDGLAGTQGAVDFARAQAEKLPLIERAAKRFLKRCSAADCEAFQAFRENGKGWLIDYARFTILRRTFDYRHWNEWPAELAAHDEAALEKFDTENRDAMEIEFAVQFLFMRQWETLRAFCTSRDIRVMGDMAIFVSYDSADVWANKDVFDLDEHYKPIAVSGVPPDYFSETGQRWGNPLYRWRHLEQQGFQWWIDRVKRQMELYDLLRLDHFRGFEAYWRIPAEEETAMNGEWIEAPGHALFDRLKSALGGSLPFIAEDLGVITDKVDKLRCDFSMPGMRVLQFGFAGRGAHLHLPHKYDRNTVCYTGTHDNNTTLGWWLEAPEMDRKNLLTYLGPLAHPNDCVWAMIRCAERSVASICIVPLQDLLHLGSEGRMNTPGIPEANWTWRYLPEQLHPDISLQLRHITEECDRDAYIPEEVLENVDAPPPPEALHDQSGEQQGTQPETLASA; encoded by the coding sequence ATGATTTCAGAGCGACTTTCCGGCGTTTTATTGCACGTGACATCGCTGCCTTCTCAGGGTGGCATTGGTGATTTCGGCCCCGCTGCCTATGCGTTCGTTGATTTTCTTGCGGCGGGCAAGCAGAGACTTTGGCAGGTGTTGCCGCTAAACCCGGTGGGATATGGCAACTCGCCCTATTCCGCTGTTTCTGCGTTTGCAGGAAACCCGTTGCTGATCAGCCTGGAACATTTACAGCGCGATGGATGGCTGTATGCCGGTGAGTCCGATGGTCTTGCAGGGACGCAGGGAGCGGTGGACTTTGCGCGTGCACAGGCAGAGAAGCTGCCACTGATTGAACGCGCGGCGAAGCGGTTTTTAAAGCGCTGCAGCGCGGCCGATTGCGAGGCATTCCAAGCCTTTCGTGAGAACGGCAAGGGATGGCTTATCGACTATGCGCGCTTTACGATTTTGCGGCGGACGTTCGATTACCGGCATTGGAATGAGTGGCCCGCGGAACTGGCGGCGCATGATGAAGCTGCGCTGGAAAAGTTTGATACAGAGAACCGCGATGCGATGGAGATTGAGTTCGCCGTGCAGTTCCTGTTCATGCGGCAGTGGGAGACATTGCGCGCGTTCTGTACCAGCCGCGATATTCGCGTGATGGGCGATATGGCGATCTTTGTGTCGTACGACTCAGCGGATGTGTGGGCGAACAAAGATGTCTTCGATCTGGATGAACATTACAAGCCGATTGCGGTGTCGGGTGTTCCGCCGGATTATTTTTCGGAGACAGGGCAGCGGTGGGGTAATCCGCTGTATCGCTGGCGTCATCTGGAACAGCAGGGCTTTCAGTGGTGGATTGATCGTGTGAAGCGGCAGATGGAGTTGTACGATCTGTTGCGGCTGGATCATTTCCGCGGATTTGAGGCGTACTGGCGTATTCCCGCAGAAGAAGAAACAGCGATGAACGGCGAGTGGATTGAAGCGCCGGGACACGCACTGTTTGATCGGTTGAAGAGTGCACTGGGCGGGTCGTTGCCGTTCATAGCGGAAGACCTTGGCGTGATCACCGACAAGGTGGATAAGCTGCGCTGCGATTTTTCGATGCCTGGTATGCGTGTGTTGCAGTTTGGGTTTGCGGGACGAGGAGCGCATCTGCATCTGCCGCATAAGTACGACCGCAACACCGTCTGCTATACCGGCACGCATGACAACAACACGACGCTAGGCTGGTGGCTGGAAGCCCCGGAGATGGATCGGAAGAATCTGCTGACGTACCTGGGGCCGCTGGCACATCCGAATGATTGTGTGTGGGCGATGATTCGTTGCGCGGAACGGTCGGTGGCGTCGATCTGCATTGTGCCGCTTCAGGATCTGCTGCACCTTGGGTCAGAAGGTCGTATGAATACGCCGGGAATCCCAGAGGCGAACTGGACGTGGCGGTATTTGCCGGAACAATTGCATCCCGACATCAGCCTGCAGCTTCGGCACATTACGGAAGAGTGCGATCGTGACGCGTACATTCCGGAAGAAGTGCTGGAGAATGTCGACGCGCCACCACCGCCGGAAGCTCTGCATGACCAGAGCGGTGAACAACAGGGAACCCAGCCAGAGACGTTGGCCAGCGCATAG
- a CDS encoding YXWGXW repeat-containing protein: MKTLTRTATLAAVAAFAVAVPLAQHVSAQSFAIGISIRTAPPALPVYVQPPCPQPGYMWTPGYWAWGPEGYYWVPGVWVAPPRVGVLWTPGYWGYNGGVYAWNAGYWGPHVGFYGGVNYGFGYSGVGFGGGMWAGNVFRYNTAVVNVNTTVIRNTYIDRTVVRNTVVNRTSFNGPGGIGARPTPQQMAFSREQHFGATVNQQQHQNFASQDRNAFARNNGGRPQTMAMTNVGGNRFGAQGRPTGAPAMNPGARPGGQPNAAPVQRGFANNTVNNREVNQQQRIGNGIESGRMSSGEAARAENRQQSIDRQVRQDRVANGGRMTGPERQQVNHEQNAASRQISHENHNEAHGPRR, translated from the coding sequence ATGAAGACGTTGACACGCACTGCCACTCTTGCAGCCGTTGCTGCTTTCGCTGTTGCCGTTCCGCTGGCACAGCATGTCTCCGCGCAGTCGTTTGCGATTGGGATTTCCATCCGTACCGCACCGCCAGCATTGCCCGTGTATGTACAGCCGCCATGCCCACAGCCGGGTTACATGTGGACGCCGGGATACTGGGCCTGGGGTCCAGAAGGCTACTACTGGGTTCCGGGTGTGTGGGTGGCTCCGCCGCGCGTGGGTGTGTTGTGGACGCCTGGTTATTGGGGCTATAACGGCGGCGTGTATGCGTGGAATGCAGGCTACTGGGGACCGCATGTTGGCTTCTATGGCGGCGTGAACTACGGCTTTGGCTATAGCGGCGTGGGCTTTGGTGGCGGCATGTGGGCTGGCAATGTCTTCCGCTACAACACTGCCGTGGTGAACGTGAATACGACGGTGATTCGCAACACCTACATTGATCGCACGGTGGTCCGCAACACGGTGGTCAACCGTACAAGCTTCAATGGACCTGGAGGCATTGGCGCACGGCCCACGCCGCAGCAGATGGCCTTCAGCCGCGAGCAGCATTTTGGTGCGACGGTGAACCAGCAGCAGCACCAGAACTTCGCATCGCAGGATCGCAATGCGTTTGCCAGGAACAATGGTGGTCGTCCGCAGACGATGGCGATGACGAATGTCGGCGGCAATCGCTTTGGAGCGCAGGGACGTCCTACGGGCGCACCGGCGATGAATCCCGGAGCACGTCCGGGTGGGCAACCGAACGCAGCTCCTGTGCAGCGTGGCTTTGCCAACAACACGGTGAACAATCGTGAGGTGAACCAGCAGCAGCGCATTGGCAACGGTATTGAAAGTGGTCGGATGTCATCGGGTGAAGCAGCGCGTGCGGAGAATCGTCAGCAGTCGATTGATCGCCAGGTGCGGCAGGATCGTGTTGCGAATGGTGGACGGATGACGGGGCCGGAACGGCAGCAGGTGAACCACGAACAGAATGCTGCCAGCCGGCAGATCAGCCACGAAAACCACAACGAGGCGCATGGACCTCGTCGTTAA
- a CDS encoding ABC transporter ATP-binding protein, translating into MAKKSKEKPKPAAKSTHDEEVLGKAYDGRLMKRLLTYMRPYAGHAGLSFASILLKAAADVVGPYLVLVATDRYMTGHNTTFVPGWFARHLSPQPIVGITECAALYFVALLLSYALEFMQTYLMQWTGQRIMFDMRSQIFRHLQRMDVGFYDRNPVGRLVTRVTSDIDALNEMFTSGVLAIFEDVFVLIFIVGIMLWLSWPLALLTLSVLPLIGYATRLFRIAVRSSYRRIRTAIAKINAYTQEHVSGMSVVQLFNREQRAYDDFTLINAEHRDAYVDQVQAYSLYYPAVELLSTIAIAMVLWKGGFGVLHGATFFGRAVTIGVLLAFMQYAQRFFRPIQDLSEKYNILQAAMAASERVFKLIDMEPEIVSPAIAVEPPHGEPCAIEFRNVWFTYQTLSDDQKSAIALAQSDEDLSAISDVEWILRGVSFAVAKGETAAVVGHTGAGKTTITALMMRFYDVQHGSVLVDGMDVRQMPLEALRKRFGVVLQDAFLFTGTVKSNIRLGSEWITDAEVERAADEVNIGDYIRTLPQGFNEPMQERGATLSTGQKQLISFARALAHRPEILILDEATSSVDTDTELRVRSALEKMISGRTSFVIAHRLSTIQSADKILVMHKGKLRESGTHNELLTHRGLYWRLYRLQYKDQETTAVPLAVDALRLQPGD; encoded by the coding sequence ATGGCGAAGAAAAGCAAAGAGAAGCCGAAACCCGCGGCAAAGTCCACACACGACGAAGAGGTGCTGGGCAAGGCGTATGACGGCCGCCTGATGAAGCGCCTGCTCACCTACATGCGCCCCTATGCGGGCCATGCGGGCCTCAGCTTCGCCTCCATCCTGCTGAAAGCAGCCGCGGACGTCGTTGGCCCATACCTTGTGCTGGTCGCCACCGACCGCTATATGACCGGCCACAACACCACGTTTGTGCCCGGATGGTTCGCGCGCCATCTTAGTCCGCAGCCCATCGTCGGCATCACCGAATGTGCCGCGCTCTACTTCGTCGCACTTCTACTCAGCTACGCGCTGGAATTCATGCAGACGTACCTGATGCAGTGGACCGGCCAGCGCATTATGTTTGACATGCGCTCGCAGATCTTCCGCCATCTGCAACGCATGGATGTCGGCTTTTACGACCGTAATCCCGTTGGTCGCCTCGTCACCCGCGTTACCAGCGACATCGATGCCCTGAACGAAATGTTCACCAGCGGCGTTCTCGCCATCTTTGAAGATGTGTTCGTGCTGATCTTCATCGTCGGCATCATGCTGTGGCTCAGCTGGCCGCTGGCATTGCTTACGTTGTCGGTGTTGCCGCTCATCGGCTATGCCACGCGCCTCTTCCGCATTGCCGTTCGCAGCAGCTATCGCCGCATCCGCACGGCCATCGCCAAAATCAACGCCTACACGCAGGAACACGTCAGCGGTATGAGCGTGGTGCAGCTCTTCAATCGAGAACAACGCGCGTACGACGACTTCACTTTAATCAACGCCGAACACCGCGACGCCTATGTGGATCAGGTGCAAGCCTACTCGCTGTACTACCCCGCGGTGGAACTGCTCAGCACCATTGCGATTGCCATGGTGTTATGGAAGGGCGGTTTCGGTGTCCTGCATGGCGCCACATTCTTTGGTCGCGCCGTCACCATCGGTGTGCTGCTCGCATTCATGCAGTATGCGCAACGCTTCTTCCGCCCCATTCAGGATCTGAGCGAAAAGTACAACATCCTGCAGGCCGCCATGGCCGCCAGCGAGCGCGTCTTCAAACTCATCGACATGGAACCGGAGATCGTCTCCCCGGCCATCGCCGTTGAACCTCCGCACGGAGAACCCTGCGCCATCGAGTTCCGCAATGTCTGGTTCACTTACCAGACGTTGAGTGACGATCAAAAGTCCGCCATCGCCCTCGCGCAATCGGACGAAGATCTCTCCGCTATTTCCGACGTCGAATGGATTCTTCGCGGCGTTTCTTTTGCTGTTGCGAAGGGTGAAACCGCAGCCGTGGTCGGTCACACGGGTGCAGGCAAGACCACCATTACCGCGCTGATGATGCGTTTCTACGATGTCCAGCACGGCAGTGTTCTCGTCGACGGCATGGACGTCCGGCAGATGCCGCTGGAAGCCCTCCGCAAGCGCTTCGGTGTGGTTCTCCAGGACGCATTCCTCTTTACCGGCACCGTCAAATCCAACATCCGCCTCGGCTCCGAATGGATCACCGATGCCGAAGTGGAACGCGCTGCCGACGAAGTCAACATTGGCGACTACATCCGCACCCTGCCCCAGGGTTTCAACGAACCTATGCAGGAACGCGGTGCGACTCTCTCCACCGGCCAGAAGCAGCTCATCAGCTTCGCCCGCGCTTTGGCGCACCGGCCAGAGATCCTTATCCTCGACGAAGCCACCTCCTCCGTCGATACCGACACCGAACTCCGTGTCCGGTCCGCGCTGGAAAAGATGATCTCCGGCCGAACGTCCTTCGTCATCGCCCACCGATTATCGACCATCCAGAGCGCCGACAAAATCCTGGTCATGCACAAGGGCAAGCTTCGCGAAAGCGGTACGCATAACGAACTGCTGACCCACCGCGGCCTGTATTGGCGTCTCTATCGCCTTCAGTACAAGGATCAGGAAACAACCGCAGTCCCATTGGCCGTCGATGCTCTGCGCCTCCAGCCCGGCGACTGA
- the lpxB gene encoding lipid-A-disaccharide synthase codes for MKSPLIFLSAGEASGDHYGAELITALRAVLPEARFTGLGGTAMEAAGQDRVIRAEDVAVMGITEILRHIPTILRSYKTLVESIKRQRPDVAVLIDFPDVNFRLAKHLKRMGVPVIWFVSPQLWAWKRKRLRWVQQRVAKMLTIFPFEQPFYANRGVQAEFVGHPLAEQPLPTVSREAYATRYALNPHKQWVALLPGSRGGEIDANLPGLVHAAMLLGDAYEYLIPVAPTVSHDRRDQMRSRARSGSFHFVEDARAALMHSRAAVVASGTATVQAAVIGTPFVVVYRVSNLTFRMAKALVKYPPEIPAEVDEHGNLPIAMVNLIARRRVVPELLQDQFTGANVAAALKPLLADTPQREEQIEALAEVRRRLLSPTNRTAIESLRDAVLEALS; via the coding sequence GTGAAGAGTCCCCTCATCTTTCTCTCAGCAGGCGAAGCCTCCGGCGATCATTACGGCGCAGAGCTGATCACAGCCCTTCGTGCCGTGCTCCCTGAAGCCCGCTTCACCGGCCTCGGCGGCACTGCCATGGAAGCAGCCGGACAAGACCGTGTCATTCGCGCAGAAGATGTAGCGGTCATGGGCATCACGGAGATCCTCCGCCATATCCCCACCATCCTGCGCAGCTACAAAACGCTAGTGGAGTCGATAAAAAGACAACGGCCCGACGTCGCCGTACTCATCGACTTCCCCGACGTAAACTTTCGCCTCGCGAAACATCTCAAGCGGATGGGAGTGCCGGTCATCTGGTTTGTCTCGCCGCAACTATGGGCATGGAAGCGCAAGCGTCTGCGCTGGGTACAACAGCGTGTAGCGAAGATGCTCACCATCTTCCCCTTCGAGCAACCCTTCTATGCCAATCGTGGAGTACAAGCCGAGTTCGTAGGCCATCCGCTCGCAGAGCAACCACTGCCCACTGTCTCCCGCGAAGCTTACGCCACGCGATACGCTCTGAATCCTCACAAGCAATGGGTGGCGCTTCTGCCAGGTAGCCGTGGCGGCGAAATCGACGCCAATCTCCCTGGGCTTGTTCATGCCGCCATGCTCCTTGGCGACGCTTACGAATACCTCATCCCCGTGGCTCCTACTGTGAGCCACGACCGCCGGGACCAGATGCGTTCGCGTGCCAGGAGTGGCTCATTCCATTTCGTTGAAGACGCGCGAGCAGCCCTCATGCACAGCCGAGCCGCAGTCGTAGCCAGCGGAACAGCAACCGTACAGGCTGCCGTCATCGGCACACCCTTCGTCGTGGTCTACCGCGTCTCCAATCTCACCTTCCGCATGGCGAAAGCGCTGGTGAAGTACCCACCAGAGATCCCCGCAGAAGTCGACGAACACGGCAACCTGCCCATCGCTATGGTCAACCTCATCGCCCGCCGCCGCGTCGTTCCGGAGCTTCTTCAGGATCAGTTCACTGGCGCAAACGTGGCCGCAGCCCTGAAGCCACTTCTGGCCGACACACCCCAGCGCGAAGAGCAGATCGAAGCCCTCGCCGAAGTTCGTCGACGCCTTCTAAGCCCAACAAATCGCACCGCCATTGAAAGTCTGCGCGACGCCGTATTGGAGGCACTGTCCTGA